Proteins co-encoded in one Novipirellula caenicola genomic window:
- a CDS encoding Rne/Rng family ribonuclease, translating to MKKEMLINVLQPEECRIAVLADDRLDELYIERKSVEAFAGNIYRGKIVNLEPSIQAAFVDFGVGRNGFLHISDVEPQYFRQGGYDPEEVMRESDEMAEAAAKRARDSGHGNKHAFKGGRPRVKPPIQEIFRRGDEVLVQVIKEGIGTKGPTLSTYISIPGRYLVLMPALCRVGVSRKIEDEDDRKRLKRCLLSLNPPKGLGFIVRTAGAGRSETELQRDMEYLLRLWKAIVRRVKTLNEPGVLYEESDLIIRTIRDIYCDEIDQILIDEPESYEKARDFLKMVMPRVVDRLKLYEGSEPLFHKHKLEEEIMMINQRQVQLPDGGSIVIDPTEALVAIDVNSGSFRGNDSAEENAFRLNLAAAKEIARQLRLRDLGGVIVNDFIDMRKESYRRKVERALRDAMSTDRARTKILRTSPFGLIEMTRQRIRPSLKRSIYTDCPCCQGRGLVKTAESMSIEVIRMLALAVRNKHIERVTIRVNDEVAAYLNNKKRRDVMEAEDIGKMAVQILGSEGLFPEHLEMDCRDAHGERVEIDS from the coding sequence ATGAAGAAAGAAATGCTAATCAACGTACTGCAACCCGAGGAATGTCGGATCGCAGTGTTAGCCGATGACCGACTCGACGAGCTGTACATCGAACGGAAAAGTGTCGAAGCGTTTGCCGGGAACATTTACCGCGGCAAGATCGTCAACCTTGAACCGAGCATCCAAGCGGCGTTTGTCGACTTTGGCGTCGGACGCAACGGATTCTTACATATCAGTGACGTCGAACCGCAGTACTTTCGCCAGGGCGGCTACGACCCCGAAGAGGTGATGCGAGAGTCTGACGAAATGGCCGAAGCCGCCGCCAAGCGTGCTCGCGACTCAGGGCATGGGAACAAGCACGCATTCAAAGGCGGACGCCCTCGCGTCAAACCGCCGATCCAAGAAATCTTTCGTCGCGGCGACGAAGTCCTCGTCCAAGTCATCAAAGAAGGCATTGGAACCAAAGGACCAACGCTCAGCACGTACATCTCGATTCCCGGTCGCTACTTGGTTTTGATGCCCGCACTGTGCCGCGTGGGCGTCAGCCGAAAAATCGAAGACGAAGACGATCGCAAACGACTCAAACGATGCCTGTTGTCGCTGAACCCACCAAAGGGTCTCGGATTTATCGTACGCACCGCCGGCGCGGGACGCAGTGAAACGGAACTGCAACGCGACATGGAATACCTGCTTCGGCTGTGGAAAGCGATCGTGCGTCGCGTCAAAACGCTGAACGAACCAGGCGTGCTGTACGAAGAGAGCGACCTGATCATTCGCACCATTCGCGACATCTATTGCGACGAGATTGACCAGATCTTGATCGATGAACCCGAGTCCTACGAAAAAGCGCGCGACTTCTTGAAAATGGTCATGCCTCGCGTGGTCGATCGATTGAAGCTGTACGAGGGAAGCGAGCCGCTGTTCCACAAACACAAGCTCGAAGAAGAAATCATGATGATCAATCAACGCCAAGTGCAATTGCCCGATGGCGGATCAATCGTGATTGACCCCACCGAGGCGCTTGTCGCGATCGACGTCAACAGTGGCAGTTTCCGCGGCAACGATTCCGCCGAAGAAAACGCATTCCGTCTGAACTTGGCCGCAGCCAAAGAAATTGCTCGTCAATTACGACTGCGTGACCTCGGCGGCGTGATCGTCAATGACTTTATCGACATGCGTAAAGAAAGCTACCGACGCAAAGTCGAGCGTGCCCTTCGCGACGCAATGTCGACCGACCGCGCCCGCACCAAGATCTTGCGAACCAGCCCGTTTGGTTTGATCGAAATGACACGCCAGCGTATTCGCCCGAGTCTGAAACGCAGCATCTACACCGATTGTCCTTGCTGCCAAGGCCGTGGATTGGTCAAGACCGCCGAGAGCATGTCGATCGAAGTGATTCGTATGCTGGCGCTTGCCGTTCGCAACAAACACATCGAACGAGTGACCATTCGCGTCAACGACGAAGTCGCCGCTTACCTAAATAACAAGAAACGTCGCGACGTGATGGAAGCCGAAGATATTGGCAAGATGGCAGTGCAGATCCTCGGAAGCGAAGGGTTGTTCCCCGAGCACCTTGAAATGGATTGCCGCGACGCTCACGGCGAACGCGTTGAAATCGATTCGTAA
- a CDS encoding TIGR03936 family radical SAM-associated protein gives MSNVTEPSEPTDSTNTAPNELASLRIRYRVRFQKTGLLRWISHRDLAGLWERIVRRAALKLSMSEGFHPKPRIAFPSALALGVEGLDEVVELELAEAISPHELLERLEADNQPGLTIKSVSQLPEGFGKGQLKQSLFSITLPERCDTAMIQTAIKNLLSQTTVSVERKKKTLVANVAEQILNLELSDDRLQLTLAASASASLKPHDVLDLMGFEDWIENGSHIIRERVILETEFQSNNSAEVAHATNATNNITTEY, from the coding sequence ATGAGTAACGTGACTGAGCCTTCTGAACCGACAGATTCAACCAACACGGCGCCAAACGAATTGGCTTCGCTGAGGATTCGGTATCGAGTGCGGTTCCAAAAAACCGGACTACTGCGTTGGATCAGCCACCGCGATTTGGCAGGCCTCTGGGAACGGATCGTCCGACGCGCTGCTTTAAAACTATCGATGAGCGAAGGCTTTCATCCTAAGCCACGCATCGCTTTCCCATCCGCATTGGCGTTGGGCGTCGAAGGGCTTGATGAAGTCGTTGAACTCGAGTTGGCTGAAGCCATTTCGCCACATGAGCTTTTGGAACGACTCGAAGCCGACAACCAACCGGGGCTGACCATCAAAAGCGTCAGCCAATTGCCCGAAGGGTTTGGCAAAGGACAGCTAAAACAAAGCTTGTTCTCGATCACGCTTCCCGAGCGCTGCGACACGGCGATGATCCAAACGGCGATCAAAAACTTGCTCAGCCAAACCACCGTGTCGGTCGAACGAAAAAAGAAAACGCTGGTGGCCAACGTCGCCGAGCAAATTTTGAATCTCGAGCTTTCCGATGACCGATTGCAATTGACGCTGGCCGCGTCGGCGTCGGCATCGCTGAAACCTCACGACGTACTTGATTTGATGGGTTTCGAGGACTGGATCGAAAACGGATCCCACATCATTCGCGAACGCGTCATCCTGGAAACCGAATTTCAATCGAACAATTCCGCGGAAGTCGCCCATGCGACCAACGCGACTAACAACATCACTACCGAATACTAA
- the ptsP gene encoding phosphoenolpyruvate--protein phosphotransferase, which produces MVELQGIPVSPGVAIGPALVLDPDGYRIPRCLVAAEDAEGEYARLQTAVDAVSALLETNRLETSAVAGVNTGDIFAAQLQMLHDPRLHAELGRRIREERQSAAYAVSRVLHNYAAALRRLDNPLLADRAEDVLDIEKQLLLQLGAVSRQPLSELTEPVIVLSHVLTPSETASLDRRYVRGFCTETGGPGGHTAIVAKGLELPAVVGIGTFLENIGAAATVIVDGDRGRVIIDPDEETLAHYEERLQQRESLAARLAELKDVPAETADKVRIQLSANIEFPHETESCLERGADGIGLYRTEFLYLSSSEEPSEEDHYEAYSQVVREMNGRPVVIRTLDLGADKMGQRPLAEQEHNPFLGLRSIRLSLKNLDLFRPQLRAVLRAAVHGDVRVMFPLITTMAELRQARMLLNVVAEDLNEAGIPYRSDIPVGMMVEVPAAVIMLDRFVKEVDFLSIGTNDLAQYTLAVDRSNEYVADLYQSCDPAVLRLIASSVKVADANQTPLAVCGEMSSNPGRALLLIGLGVRNLSVPPSALHRVKKAIRSVTLKQCIQIAERAMTFEAARDVDLYLQDRLSALAPELIVH; this is translated from the coding sequence ATGGTCGAACTACAAGGCATTCCCGTTTCACCGGGCGTTGCTATCGGTCCTGCGCTCGTGCTGGACCCTGATGGCTACCGAATCCCCCGGTGCCTCGTTGCCGCAGAAGATGCGGAAGGTGAATACGCGCGCCTGCAGACGGCGGTGGATGCGGTTTCCGCACTGTTGGAGACCAATCGGCTCGAGACCTCGGCCGTGGCCGGCGTTAACACCGGCGACATCTTTGCTGCCCAACTGCAAATGCTACACGACCCGCGATTGCACGCTGAACTGGGCCGGCGGATTCGTGAAGAGCGTCAATCGGCAGCCTACGCCGTCAGCCGTGTGCTGCACAACTACGCCGCCGCACTTCGCCGACTCGACAATCCGCTGCTTGCCGATCGCGCCGAAGACGTGCTGGACATCGAAAAGCAATTGCTTTTGCAATTAGGGGCGGTGTCGCGGCAACCGTTGTCCGAATTGACCGAACCCGTGATCGTGCTCTCCCACGTGCTGACGCCAAGCGAAACCGCCAGCTTGGATCGGCGATACGTTCGTGGCTTTTGCACGGAAACCGGTGGTCCCGGTGGGCACACCGCGATCGTCGCCAAGGGCCTCGAACTGCCCGCGGTCGTGGGCATCGGAACGTTTCTCGAGAACATCGGCGCGGCCGCAACCGTGATTGTCGATGGCGATCGTGGTCGCGTGATCATCGACCCAGACGAAGAAACACTCGCCCACTACGAAGAACGACTGCAACAACGCGAATCGCTCGCAGCACGCTTGGCAGAACTGAAGGACGTGCCGGCGGAAACCGCCGACAAGGTGCGAATCCAACTGAGTGCGAATATCGAATTTCCGCACGAAACCGAATCGTGTCTCGAACGAGGGGCCGACGGCATCGGGTTGTACCGAACCGAATTCCTGTATCTGTCCAGCAGCGAAGAGCCAAGCGAAGAGGACCACTACGAAGCGTATAGCCAAGTGGTCCGCGAGATGAACGGTCGCCCGGTCGTGATCCGCACACTAGATCTCGGCGCCGACAAGATGGGACAACGGCCACTGGCCGAACAGGAACACAATCCATTCCTCGGGCTCCGCAGCATTCGGCTGTCGCTAAAAAACCTTGACCTGTTTCGCCCCCAACTGCGTGCGGTGCTTCGCGCCGCGGTACATGGCGACGTGCGAGTGATGTTTCCGCTTATCACCACAATGGCGGAACTGCGACAAGCTCGCATGCTACTGAATGTTGTAGCGGAGGACCTAAACGAAGCCGGCATCCCTTATCGATCGGACATTCCGGTCGGCATGATGGTCGAAGTCCCCGCGGCGGTGATCATGCTGGACCGCTTTGTCAAAGAAGTCGACTTCCTTAGCATCGGCACAAATGATCTTGCCCAATACACATTGGCGGTCGATCGCAGCAACGAATACGTCGCCGATCTTTATCAGTCTTGTGACCCGGCGGTGCTGCGATTAATCGCCAGCAGCGTCAAAGTCGCCGACGCCAACCAAACCCCGCTGGCGGTTTGCGGCGAGATGAGCAGCAACCCCGGCCGCGCGTTACTACTGATCGGATTGGGGGTTCGCAATTTGAGCGTTCCTCCGTCTGCGCTGCATCGCGTGAAAAAGGCGATTCGCAGTGTAACGCTGAAGCAGTGCATTCAGATCGCAGAACGCGCGATGACGTTCGAGGCGGCACGTGATGTCGACCTCTATCTTCAAGACCGACTCAGCGCCTTGGCACCGGAGCTGATCGTTCACTGA
- a CDS encoding HPr family phosphocarrier protein, giving the protein MNTSPLTRIVVVKNPQGLHARPADMLVRLASQFESAIKIGKGNEHVDCKSILSLLTLGASHGTELALSADGKDAQAAIQAIAELFDSGFDELANTVEEDVRPVADP; this is encoded by the coding sequence ATGAACACATCCCCATTAACTCGAATCGTTGTCGTCAAAAACCCGCAAGGTTTGCACGCACGCCCTGCCGATATGCTCGTTCGACTGGCCAGCCAGTTTGAATCGGCGATCAAAATCGGCAAAGGCAACGAGCACGTCGACTGCAAAAGCATCCTGTCACTGTTGACACTCGGAGCGAGCCACGGCACCGAGTTGGCGCTGAGTGCCGACGGTAAGGATGCGCAAGCTGCGATTCAAGCGATTGCGGAACTGTTTGATTCTGGATTCGATGAACTAGCAAACACAGTCGAAGAAGACGTCAGGCCCGTTGCCGATCCCTGA
- a CDS encoding PTS sugar transporter subunit IIA, whose translation MKFADFISTKAIRADLKAASKEEVIQELVQSLLDSGQIDADQQQDIIAAIMKREELGSTGIGRGVAVPHTKHPSVQKLVGTVGVSVEGVDFDSLDGERVQLFFLLISPPERPGDHLRALENISRQLRDENFCRFLKQSKTPEDISQLLQEADDNQFVSG comes from the coding sequence ATGAAGTTTGCAGACTTTATCAGCACCAAAGCCATTCGCGCGGACCTGAAGGCCGCATCGAAGGAAGAGGTCATCCAAGAACTAGTCCAGTCGCTACTGGATTCAGGGCAGATCGACGCGGACCAGCAACAAGACATCATTGCCGCGATCATGAAGCGTGAAGAACTCGGCAGCACGGGCATTGGACGCGGCGTCGCCGTTCCTCACACCAAGCACCCGAGCGTACAAAAATTGGTCGGCACCGTGGGCGTCAGCGTGGAAGGGGTCGATTTCGACTCGCTCGACGGCGAACGCGTGCAACTGTTTTTCTTGTTGATCAGCCCTCCCGAACGCCCTGGCGATCACCTTCGAGCGCTTGAAAACATCTCGCGACAACTTCGCGACGAAAACTTCTGCCGATTCCTGAAACAAAGCAAAACCCCAGAAGACATCAGTCAGTTGCTTCAAGAAGCAGATGACAACCAGTTTGTATCTGGCTAA
- the hpf gene encoding ribosome hibernation-promoting factor, HPF/YfiA family, with translation MQVSVSTRHGSLQPGDQQLIVEKTEKLRRLFDRINAIEVTVDLEHIDNPKVEIRVSAEHADDSVATAESSTVIAALDSAIPKVEQQLRRLKEKKTGHRATGHKHIDTTIDTDED, from the coding sequence ATGCAGGTTAGCGTCTCGACGCGTCATGGGAGTCTTCAACCTGGCGATCAGCAACTTATTGTTGAGAAGACCGAAAAGCTGCGAAGGCTATTTGATCGAATCAACGCGATCGAGGTCACCGTTGACTTAGAACATATCGATAACCCTAAGGTTGAAATTCGCGTCTCCGCCGAACACGCGGACGACAGCGTTGCCACGGCGGAATCGTCCACGGTGATTGCGGCACTTGATTCTGCGATCCCGAAGGTAGAACAGCAACTGCGAAGACTTAAAGAAAAGAAAACGGGGCATCGCGCCACCGGACACAAACACATCGACACGACGATTGACACCGACGAAGACTAA
- a CDS encoding agmatine deiminase family protein: MSRRTPAEWEPQQAIWLAWPHSESTWPGRFERMPTFFAKWAAQMAESTLVRILLPESLAGVARPLLPKSDRIELVFCPTNDSWIRDYGPTFVHDSEIGGLVGIDWRYNAWGGKYPPWDADDAAAAQICDRIGIPRIRSKLCLEGGAMETDGQGRLLTTPECLVTSTRNPGWSRDAIARELHAQMGITEIVWLSGGGLVGDDTDGHIDQLARFVDPSNIVVAVCDDPNDPNHKPLEDNFRQLRLWGETSEPKVNVHRLPIPAMREIDGQRVPESYCNFLMLGRQRLLVPTFGQPAADDHAIALIRELAHGADVETLDCQDLIWGLGALHCASRDQPQASEA; encoded by the coding sequence TTGAGTCGTCGTACCCCCGCAGAGTGGGAGCCCCAGCAGGCGATATGGCTGGCGTGGCCGCACAGCGAATCGACTTGGCCGGGACGGTTTGAGCGGATGCCGACCTTTTTTGCCAAATGGGCCGCCCAGATGGCCGAGTCCACATTGGTTCGAATTCTGCTGCCCGAGTCTTTGGCAGGCGTCGCGAGGCCGTTATTGCCCAAAAGCGACCGCATTGAACTTGTTTTCTGTCCCACCAATGATTCGTGGATCCGGGATTACGGTCCCACTTTTGTCCACGACAGCGAAATCGGCGGGCTGGTCGGAATCGATTGGCGGTACAACGCGTGGGGCGGCAAGTATCCGCCTTGGGATGCTGACGATGCCGCCGCAGCACAGATCTGTGATCGAATCGGTATCCCCCGGATTCGCAGCAAGTTGTGTCTCGAAGGCGGAGCGATGGAAACCGATGGGCAAGGCCGGTTGCTGACCACGCCCGAATGTTTGGTCACATCGACACGCAATCCGGGATGGTCGCGAGACGCGATCGCTCGCGAATTGCATGCTCAAATGGGAATCACCGAGATTGTCTGGCTCAGCGGCGGAGGTCTGGTCGGCGACGATACCGATGGGCACATCGACCAATTGGCACGGTTTGTTGATCCGTCGAATATCGTGGTCGCGGTTTGTGATGATCCCAACGATCCCAACCACAAGCCTCTCGAAGATAACTTTCGCCAACTGCGACTGTGGGGCGAAACGAGCGAGCCGAAGGTCAACGTGCATCGCTTGCCGATTCCCGCGATGCGTGAAATTGATGGCCAACGAGTGCCCGAAAGTTACTGCAATTTTCTGATGTTGGGACGTCAACGTTTGCTCGTGCCCACCTTTGGTCAACCGGCAGCCGATGACCACGCGATCGCGTTAATCCGAGAATTGGCTCATGGTGCCGACGTGGAAACGCTGGATTGCCAAGATCTAATTTGGGGCCTCGGGGCGCTGCATTGTGCAAGCCGAGACCAACCGCAGGCTAGCGAAGCTTAG
- a CDS encoding OmpA/MotB family protein, with amino-acid sequence MFFSNNHLAIAKQSSSLLLVVALLSALGCSQNPYLASSAGGVWNAPGGVSATVDPTQARLAELNRRVQLLDDNNRQLHTQLAQSEQQSLVYRDELELIRKQLSETSAKLESASIAANEAENRVRGFQASAQQRGGASIKANTDLLQAASRLNLGGIPVEQNGEVIRIVIPADQLFQPGTNQMLPQASMTLDPIAAQLRSLFPRQRIGIEGYTDDSPLYGGQVATSHQLAAGQAAGVLELLTRRAGMPPNQLFTVAQGANNPRQPNTTAAGRAANRRIELVIYPETY; translated from the coding sequence ATGTTTTTCAGCAACAATCATCTGGCAATCGCGAAGCAATCGAGCAGTTTACTGCTTGTGGTTGCGTTGCTCAGTGCGCTCGGATGTAGCCAAAACCCCTACCTTGCTTCCTCGGCGGGCGGCGTCTGGAATGCCCCAGGAGGTGTTTCTGCGACCGTCGACCCAACACAAGCTCGATTGGCCGAGTTGAATCGGCGTGTTCAGTTGCTTGACGACAACAATCGTCAACTGCATACCCAATTGGCGCAAAGCGAGCAGCAGTCATTGGTGTATCGTGACGAGCTCGAATTGATCCGCAAACAGTTGTCCGAAACGAGTGCCAAGTTAGAGTCGGCCTCGATTGCGGCCAATGAAGCAGAGAATCGTGTCCGTGGTTTTCAAGCGTCCGCGCAGCAGCGTGGTGGTGCATCGATCAAAGCGAACACGGATCTGCTGCAGGCAGCCAGCCGGTTGAACCTCGGGGGAATCCCTGTCGAACAGAACGGCGAAGTCATTCGCATCGTGATTCCGGCGGACCAATTGTTCCAACCCGGAACCAATCAAATGCTGCCACAGGCCTCGATGACACTCGATCCGATTGCTGCCCAGCTTCGCAGTTTGTTTCCACGTCAACGGATTGGGATTGAAGGTTATACCGATGACTCGCCGCTGTATGGCGGCCAAGTTGCCACCAGCCATCAATTGGCTGCCGGCCAAGCCGCTGGGGTGCTCGAGTTGTTGACTCGCCGCGCAGGCATGCCGCCGAACCAATTGTTCACTGTTGCCCAAGGCGCGAACAATCCTCGTCAACCCAATACCACTGCCGCCGGCCGCGCAGCGAATCGCCGCATCGAGCTGGTGATCTATCCCGAGACCTATTAA
- a CDS encoding redoxin domain-containing protein: MVARLFLIVALASPVVVGSADDTGGTAAQKSSADSNASKSAAFTLSDEVRKVLEPFFASIHKADVSRVTVEMLTESIVQGKVVESRKSTYQIASKHPDKFTIYLKEPDQRTRIYANGKEMVVALSPEAYYRIDDRLDLQQAVVELPIAMGAYPEPVMALSLAGVDPSLSFLGGMKSVEIVSRGKFRGRVPAVQVHGVQDDAVSWDLWLSEEEPTKPLRLLVDLTAMLRATKQVQVPQGFKYQVQFDFLSWRMSGEVSDALFAFRPAKDATEYDSLDDYLQSVAGAVAEHPLLGKKAPAFSGATLSEQPVSLEELKDKVIVLDFWATWCAPCVAAMPVLQEVTGEFADKDVVFLAVNVGEDLELVKSFLEKQDIDLDVVLDPGGKISDAFRADAIPQTVVVGKSGVIESVHMGFPGADELRQRLTDELTVLSVGGHIESTPPAEEEKSSEDDEPASDAKREAKR; the protein is encoded by the coding sequence ATGGTTGCTCGTCTATTCTTAATTGTCGCGTTGGCCAGTCCGGTTGTCGTGGGATCCGCGGATGATACCGGCGGAACGGCGGCTCAAAAGTCCAGTGCCGATTCCAACGCGTCAAAGTCGGCTGCGTTCACGCTTAGCGATGAGGTTCGCAAGGTACTCGAGCCGTTTTTTGCTTCAATCCATAAAGCGGATGTCTCACGCGTCACGGTCGAAATGTTGACCGAGTCGATCGTGCAAGGCAAGGTGGTCGAGTCTCGCAAGTCGACTTACCAGATCGCGTCAAAACACCCTGACAAGTTCACGATCTATTTGAAGGAACCTGATCAGCGAACACGGATCTATGCAAATGGCAAAGAGATGGTGGTGGCGCTTTCACCCGAGGCGTATTACCGCATCGATGATCGGCTCGATCTACAGCAAGCGGTCGTGGAATTGCCAATCGCGATGGGAGCCTATCCCGAACCCGTGATGGCATTGTCGCTGGCCGGAGTCGATCCCTCGTTAAGCTTTTTAGGCGGTATGAAGTCGGTCGAGATCGTCAGTCGCGGTAAATTTCGTGGCCGAGTTCCCGCGGTTCAGGTTCACGGTGTCCAAGACGATGCGGTCAGCTGGGATTTATGGTTGAGCGAAGAAGAGCCGACCAAGCCGCTGCGTTTGCTGGTCGATTTGACCGCCATGTTGCGTGCGACCAAGCAGGTTCAGGTGCCGCAAGGGTTCAAGTACCAAGTTCAGTTTGATTTTCTGTCTTGGCGAATGAGCGGCGAGGTCAGCGATGCGTTGTTTGCGTTTCGTCCGGCTAAGGATGCTACCGAGTACGATTCGCTTGACGATTATCTGCAATCGGTCGCCGGTGCGGTTGCTGAACACCCGCTGTTGGGAAAGAAAGCACCCGCATTCAGCGGAGCAACGTTGTCGGAACAGCCGGTGTCGCTTGAGGAGTTGAAGGACAAGGTGATCGTGCTCGATTTTTGGGCGACGTGGTGTGCTCCATGTGTTGCCGCGATGCCGGTTTTACAGGAAGTGACCGGCGAGTTCGCGGACAAGGACGTTGTCTTTTTGGCCGTCAACGTGGGTGAAGATCTCGAGTTGGTGAAAAGCTTTCTCGAGAAACAAGACATCGACTTGGATGTCGTGCTGGATCCCGGTGGGAAAATTTCCGATGCGTTTCGCGCTGATGCAATCCCGCAAACCGTCGTGGTTGGCAAATCGGGAGTGATTGAGTCGGTGCACATGGGGTTCCCCGGCGCGGACGAGCTGCGGCAGCGATTGACCGATGAACTCACTGTGCTGAGCGTCGGCGGGCATATCGAAAGCACGCCTCCGGCAGAGGAGGAAAAGTCCAGCGAGGATGACGAGCCCGCCAGCGACGCGAAACGCGAAGCCAAACGGTGA
- a CDS encoding di-heme oxidoredictase family protein produces the protein MRLADGQEFPADGLRPLYNAVSCAACHPGGGAAGVNHNVTLISVDPEPAFLDPSADRRGRGAARSSITDLFPALGSGNTLSFNAIVHDHSTRPGYDAIRQRLSVGVPNGIPPEWFSPPQRTLAAITEQPVVAGRYGAIDYYLSQRNSPPLYGMGDIEKVSMKRLKAISLNQPRSSGGVISGRVAGKYGWRGQVNTLSDFVTGACASELGLNVADIARQADDPADPRYFSLAPDISTTEVADLTSYVAELPAPPKQVLSPEARKRARRGEQVFKSIGCAACHIADLPPARGIYSDLLLHDLGTALQDPFPAPAEQPINQNVAATTSPYSNRYGRVETPSYRTRASTNRSRSAPRVNSRLGPQGSAQTMATNYAGQPQMARGDFSKNDLASGHQFSSDILQREWKTPPLWGVADSAPYLHDGRAETLSDAIKWHGGEAEESKQNFNQLKEDQQELLLAFLESLKAPLD, from the coding sequence ATGCGTCTTGCGGATGGCCAGGAATTCCCCGCCGACGGACTGAGGCCGCTCTACAATGCCGTCTCGTGCGCAGCCTGTCACCCCGGCGGTGGCGCCGCGGGAGTGAATCACAACGTAACGCTGATCTCAGTTGACCCTGAACCAGCATTTTTAGATCCGTCGGCGGATCGGCGTGGGCGTGGGGCCGCAAGAAGTTCCATCACGGATCTCTTTCCTGCTCTGGGTTCCGGCAACACGCTGTCGTTCAACGCGATCGTTCATGACCATTCCACGCGTCCCGGCTATGACGCCATCCGTCAACGTTTGTCCGTTGGCGTGCCCAATGGGATTCCGCCGGAGTGGTTTAGTCCTCCGCAGCGGACGCTTGCTGCAATCACCGAGCAACCCGTGGTTGCCGGCCGATACGGAGCAATCGACTACTACCTGAGCCAACGCAATTCACCACCGCTGTATGGCATGGGAGATATCGAGAAAGTCTCGATGAAGCGGCTAAAAGCCATCTCGCTGAACCAACCGCGGTCGTCCGGTGGCGTCATCTCTGGCCGCGTGGCGGGAAAGTATGGTTGGCGAGGGCAAGTCAACACGTTGTCCGATTTTGTTACCGGAGCCTGTGCGTCCGAACTGGGGCTGAACGTAGCAGACATCGCTCGACAAGCCGATGATCCCGCTGACCCTCGCTACTTTAGCTTAGCACCCGACATTTCGACGACCGAAGTCGCGGATCTAACAAGCTACGTCGCTGAACTGCCCGCTCCACCGAAACAAGTGCTGTCTCCGGAGGCTCGTAAACGAGCTCGCCGTGGAGAACAGGTATTTAAATCGATTGGATGTGCGGCTTGCCACATTGCGGATCTGCCACCCGCGAGAGGCATTTACAGCGATCTGTTATTGCATGACTTAGGAACCGCACTGCAAGACCCTTTCCCGGCTCCTGCGGAGCAACCGATCAACCAAAACGTCGCCGCGACGACCAGCCCTTATTCGAATCGATATGGCCGTGTTGAAACACCATCCTACCGCACCAGGGCTTCAACCAATCGCAGCCGTTCCGCACCAAGAGTGAACAGCCGTTTGGGTCCGCAGGGATCGGCTCAAACCATGGCAACTAATTACGCTGGGCAACCGCAAATGGCTCGCGGCGATTTCAGCAAGAATGATCTCGCGAGCGGACACCAATTCTCATCGGATATTCTGCAGCGAGAATGGAAAACGCCACCGCTATGGGGCGTCGCGGATTCGGCTCCCTACCTGCACGACGGACGCGCTGAAACGCTGAGTGATGCAATCAAGTGGCATGGTGGCGAAGCGGAGGAATCGAAGCAGAATTTCAACCAGCTGAAAGAGGATCAGCAAGAACTGCTGCTTGCATTCTTGGAAAGCTTGAAGGCACCGCTGGATTGA